The following proteins are encoded in a genomic region of Zea mays cultivar B73 chromosome 9, Zm-B73-REFERENCE-NAM-5.0, whole genome shotgun sequence:
- the LOC103629097 gene encoding uncharacterized protein — MPTNTNVTPKATPHMDPDAPIFDATPQIKVYVETDPATNTPQVGQASLDSEMQTVLALREYLCGLQSDTGRTIIDYGEYSATCSDIYESFADGKCLDNGFMQCFIQCVIDDAKNQHTSMSSNSLVLDVNVGVNYCNLHTPFSYTN, encoded by the exons ATGCCGACCAATACAAACGTCACTCCTAAAGCAACACCACACATGGATCCTGACGCGCCGATATTTGATGCGACTCCGCAAATCAAG GTTTATGTTGAAACCGATCCAGCTACAAACACTCCACAGGTTGGCCAGGCTTCTCTTGATTCGGAGATGCAAACTGTGTTAGCTCTACGCGAATATTTGTGTGGTCTGCAATCTGACACCGGCAG GACCATAATAGATTATGGTGAATATTCAGCGACATGTTCTGACATATATGAATCTTTTGCCGATGGGAAGTGTCTCGACAATGGATTCATGCAGTGTTTCATCCAATGTGTTATTGATGATGCAAAAAATCAGCACACTTCCATGAGTTCGAACAGTTTGGTTCTTGATGTTAATGTTGGGGTAAACTATTGTAACTTACATACACCATTTTCATATACAAATTAG